Part of the Leptotrichia massiliensis genome, GCACTTGGAAGAGCGCTTGTGAGAGAACCAGAAGTATTTTTGTTTGATGAACCGTTATCAAACCTGGATGCTAAATTAAGAGTTTCAATGCGTGTAAGAATAGCACAGCTTCATAAGGAACTTAAAACAACGATGATATATGTTACTCACGATCAGGTTGAAGCAATGACTATGGGTGACAGAATTACAGTATTAAAATCTGGACGAATAATGCAGGTTGATACACCTTTAAATCTATATCATTATCCTGCTAATAAGTTTGTAGCTGGATTTATTGGATCCCCTACTATGAATCTTATAGATGGTGAATTAGTGGAAAGAGAAGGAAAAGTCTACATCGATTTAAATGGAACACAAATTGAAATTGCAAGTGAGAAAGCTGAAAAATTGAAAAACCATATTGGAAAGAAAGTTGTATTTGGAATACGGCCTGAAAATATAACAGTTTCTGAAGTAGAGGACAGTTTTTCAAAAGAGGGAGAAATAAATGTTGTAGAACAAATGGGAAATGAAGAATATATTTATTTTTCACTTAATGATCAGCAATTTACTTGTAGACTAAATTCAAATTTTACGCAAATTAAAAGTAGCAAAACGAAAAAAATATTTAGATTTGATACTTCAAAAGCACACATATTTGATGCACAAACAGAAGAAAACATAAGTTTATAAAATACTGGTTAACACAATTTATTTATAAATTAAAATATTGTAACTGCTTTATTTAATTTTAAAATAATTAGATTTTTGCAGAAGTTAACGTATATAATAAACTAAAATAAATAGCTAACAAAAAGTTAATTTACTAAAAGGAATAGGATTTTAACATTTTAAGAAAAACAAACGTGTTGAACTTCAATAAATAATTTTAACAAATAAAAAATATAAATTAACAATTCACAACAATCTAAATTTATTTTGTAAATTAACTTTAAATTTAATAAATATAAAATAAAAATTTTTGGAGGATTTTATCATGAAAAAGAAATTACTTTTAGCACTAACAGCATTTTTATTGGCATGCTCATTTGTAAATGCCGAATCATTGGAAGAAAGAGTTGAAAGACTTGAAAGAGAATTAAGAGAAACTAAACAGGAATTAACAAAACAAATAGCTGAAAAACAAGTACCAGCACCAGCTCCTGCACCAGCATTCAGTATGGCAAGTTTAACTGATGGATTTGAATTTCATGGTTATGGGAGAGCAGGACTTCTTATAGATCAACAAGGTGAAAAAGGATCTGCTTTCAAAGTGCAAGATGAAGGATTTGCAAAAAAATATAGACTTGGTAATGAAGATGATACATATGCAGAAATGGAATTAGTGAAAAAATTTGATGTAAACGGAGCACAAGGATCAGTACATTTTATGTTTTCAACAAAAGCAGGTTCAGGAAACGACTATAAAACATGGTCTTCAGCAAATCCAAATGATCCAGGTTCTGAAAATGATTCATTTAAAACTAGACAATTTTATGTTGATATAACACCAAATGGTGGAGCAACATATTGGGCTGGGAAAAGATATTATGCTAGAGAAGACATTCATATAAATGATTATTATATTAAAGACTTCTCAGGAACAGGAGCAGGGGTTCAAAACATAAAACTTGGTTCAGGGACAGCTGATGTTGCAGTAATAGCAACAGATCCTGGAAAACATCCTGAATATACACTTCACACTAAATATTCAGTAGGTTCTTGGGCATTTGAATTAGCAGGACATACAATGAGATCAGATTCTACTGACAGAGATATAGCTGAATGGGGGACACAAGCTGCAATTACTTATAGCTTACCAGGATTCTATGGATTTAAAGATAATGGATTTTCTAAAATTGTATTGCAAGGTGGGGTAGGACTTGGTTCTGCAAGTGGACTTGGAAGTGCTACTTCGTGGGGAGACAGTAGAAAAGATGCTGTGTCTGTAAACTTAATCACATATGGACAAGCAAATCTTTCAGACAGATGGCAAATTATGCCTGAATTAGGGTACAGATATGACAAAAACTTCTGGGGAACAAAAGACCAAAGACAACAATGGGTAACAGCAGGAGTAAGAGTTGCTAATCCAATAACAAGTCATTTTGCTATGCAATATGAAACAGGAATTGACTATGTAAAAGTTCGTAAAGGACAAACAAACTATGATAGCGGACTATTCAAATTAACAGTAGCACCTACTTTGAAACTTGATACAGGAAACTTCTGGGGACGTCCTGAAATTAGAGCATTTGTAACTTATGGACATGGTTTTGGAGATAAGAAAATCATAAGAACAGACTTAGATGGTAAAGGACATAATAAAGGAGTATTGTTTGGAGTTCAAACAGAAGTTTGGTTCTAATAAAAAATTATTGATTTAAAAACAAATTGGAGGATATAAAAATGAAAAAGATATTTTTAATTATTTCAGCTATGATGATTTTACTTTCTTGTGGAAAAAAAGAAGCTGAAAAAACAGATGGAGGCGGACAAGCTGCACCAGCGACAGAAATAAAACCAGAAAATGGAGCTACTTTAAAAGTTTGGGAATCTAAAGGAAAAGAAGCAGATTGGATAAAATATGTAGCTGAAGAATTTGAAAAA contains:
- a CDS encoding ABC transporter ATP-binding protein — protein: MSRVVLKKVEKQYPNGFKAVHGIDLDIEDGEFMVFVGPSGCAKSTTLRMVAGLEEITGGEIYIGDRLVNDVPPKDRGIAMVFQNYALYPHMTVYENMAFGLKLKKTPKDEIDRRVREAAEKLEITDLLDRKPKEMSGGQRQRVALGRALVREPEVFLFDEPLSNLDAKLRVSMRVRIAQLHKELKTTMIYVTHDQVEAMTMGDRITVLKSGRIMQVDTPLNLYHYPANKFVAGFIGSPTMNLIDGELVEREGKVYIDLNGTQIEIASEKAEKLKNHIGKKVVFGIRPENITVSEVEDSFSKEGEINVVEQMGNEEYIYFSLNDQQFTCRLNSNFTQIKSSKTKKIFRFDTSKAHIFDAQTEENISL
- a CDS encoding carbohydrate porin — protein: MKKKLLLALTAFLLACSFVNAESLEERVERLERELRETKQELTKQIAEKQVPAPAPAPAFSMASLTDGFEFHGYGRAGLLIDQQGEKGSAFKVQDEGFAKKYRLGNEDDTYAEMELVKKFDVNGAQGSVHFMFSTKAGSGNDYKTWSSANPNDPGSENDSFKTRQFYVDITPNGGATYWAGKRYYAREDIHINDYYIKDFSGTGAGVQNIKLGSGTADVAVIATDPGKHPEYTLHTKYSVGSWAFELAGHTMRSDSTDRDIAEWGTQAAITYSLPGFYGFKDNGFSKIVLQGGVGLGSASGLGSATSWGDSRKDAVSVNLITYGQANLSDRWQIMPELGYRYDKNFWGTKDQRQQWVTAGVRVANPITSHFAMQYETGIDYVKVRKGQTNYDSGLFKLTVAPTLKLDTGNFWGRPEIRAFVTYGHGFGDKKIIRTDLDGKGHNKGVLFGVQTEVWF